Proteins co-encoded in one Lentisphaera araneosa HTCC2155 genomic window:
- a CDS encoding universal stress protein, with translation MMHIDNIITGVFSEHHFSMAVRESQKLANVFKAKVRPVHVIETLGLNPFYPRETEESRLEALNKFKADVDHLYNKHGANHIEEPVVQIGRIHNELVNVANDYDNPLIVVGRHTEGVMHKFLTTEAERIIAHSNTPVWVHPHRSISRLPQTIVCALDFSDNCKRAAEVAVMVARTCAAQLYFVHVIPESAGYVELEGQLNVYYPQEDVERDEVKLKVTKVMSEMVASLDLEGLCYAEKILSGGAADGVKRMCDEVDAELLVMGSSSHSNIERIFMGSTMRWLLNSVREDILVVP, from the coding sequence ATGATGCATATAGATAACATAATCACAGGCGTATTCTCTGAACATCATTTTAGTATGGCAGTGAGAGAGTCGCAAAAGTTAGCCAATGTATTTAAAGCCAAAGTTCGTCCAGTACATGTTATTGAAACTTTGGGTTTGAATCCTTTTTACCCTCGAGAAACAGAAGAATCTCGTCTTGAAGCACTGAATAAATTTAAAGCTGATGTTGATCACCTTTATAATAAACATGGAGCCAATCACATTGAGGAGCCTGTTGTTCAGATCGGACGAATCCATAATGAGTTGGTGAATGTTGCCAATGATTATGATAATCCACTTATTGTCGTGGGGAGACATACTGAAGGTGTGATGCATAAGTTTTTGACAACTGAAGCAGAACGAATCATTGCCCATTCTAATACGCCTGTATGGGTTCACCCACATAGAAGTATTAGCCGCTTACCTCAAACAATTGTTTGTGCATTGGATTTTTCAGATAACTGTAAAAGAGCTGCTGAAGTGGCGGTGATGGTCGCACGAACTTGTGCAGCACAGCTTTATTTTGTGCATGTTATACCAGAAAGTGCGGGTTATGTGGAACTTGAGGGACAATTAAATGTCTATTATCCGCAAGAAGATGTGGAACGAGATGAAGTGAAACTGAAAGTGACTAAAGTTATGTCAGAAATGGTCGCATCTTTAGATCTAGAAGGCTTGTGCTACGCTGAGAAGATTTTGTCTGGTGGCGCAGCTGATGGTGTTAAACGCATGTGTGATGAAGTTGATGCCGAACTTTTGGTTATGGGAAGTTCCTCTCATTCTAATATAGAACGTATTTTTATGGGGAGTACTATGCGTTGGCTTTTAAACTCAGTGAGAGAAGATATTTTAGTAGTGCCTTGA
- the rpsU gene encoding 30S ribosomal protein S21, whose product MPSEVSAKKGEPIDKALRRLKKKLDREGVLRELRNRRCYEKPSEIKRREGKSLAKRIRKENRIR is encoded by the coding sequence ATGCCATCAGAAGTTAGTGCAAAAAAAGGCGAGCCAATCGACAAGGCTCTTAGACGTCTTAAAAAGAAATTGGACCGCGAAGGCGTACTTCGTGAATTGCGTAACCGTCGCTGCTACGAAAAACCCAGCGAAATCAAAAGACGTGAAGGCAAAAGCCTCGCTAAGCGCATCAGAAAAGAAAATCGCATTCGCTAA